Proteins co-encoded in one Ictalurus furcatus strain D&B chromosome 9, Billie_1.0, whole genome shotgun sequence genomic window:
- the LOC128612177 gene encoding uncharacterized protein LOC128612177 isoform X2 has translation MHVTILKRGQEAPVEQCTTCCSHLKYHCPFCTSEVYHPNELLHVKNHVFNHLSLAVKHKDFIIVKCNLHCRDQAHFHCCYCATTVLRKVQIIKHLTACRKRSSVSSQWPCTDSTFDTEPLAAREPVSITEPASVTEPVSITEPASVTEPVSITEPASVTEPVSNTELEFITEQVFISEPASITRLAFSTEPVSVIELVSVTEPVSVTKLVSSTKSASLATHVHVQKKVRCTHCGITVNKKNLDMHIRRKHSLKMHVTILKRDQEAPVERCTTCCSNLKYHCPFCTSEVYHPNELHHVKNHVFNHLSLAVKHEDFIIIKCNLHCRDQAHFHCCYCTATVIRKVQIIKHLTACRRRSSTPSPWPCTESTFDTEPIASEPVSSKEAASITGPVFIKEPASVTEPLSITEPPSVPKPVSVTEPVSVNKVVSITKSASLAKHVHMQKKVQCTRCGITVNKKNLDMHNRRKHSLKMHVTVLKRGQEAPVERCTTCCSNLRYHCPFCTSEVYHPNELHHVKNHVFNHLSLAVKHKNFIIVKCNLSCRDQAHFHCCYCTTTVIRKVQIIKHLTACQRRSARPSPSPPPCLSKAFTFVTEPSSATELVYITEPESITKSALLAKQKKVRCTHCGITVNKKNLDVHIRRKHSLKVNGVR, from the exons atGCATGTAACAATTTTGAAGAGGGGACAGGAAGCTCCAGTTGAACAGTGCACTACATGTTGCAGTCACCTTAAATACCACTGTCCATTCTGCACATCTGAAGTGTACCATCCAAACGAGTTACTTCATGTAAAAAACCATGTGTTCAACCACCTAAGCCTGGCAGTGAAACATAAAG ACTTCATCATAGTCAAATGCAACTTGCACTGCAGAGACCAAGCACATTTTCATTGCTGTTACTGTGCAACAACAGTGTTAAGAAAAGTTCAAATAATCAAGCATTTAACAGCATGCAGAAAACGATCTTCTGTCTCATCTCAGTGGCCCTGTACAGACTCCACCTTTGATACTGAGCCACTGGCTGCCAGAGAACCAGTGTCCATCACAGAGCCAGCATCTGTTACAGAACCAGTGTCCATCACAGAGCCAGCATCTGTTACAGAACCAGTGTCCATCACAGAGCCAGCATCTGTTACAGAACCAGTGTCCAACACAGAGCTAGAATTTATCACAGAGCAAGTGTTCATCTCGGAGCCAGCTTCCATCACAAGACTAGCATTCAGCACAGAACCAGTGTCTGTCATAGAACTAGTGTCCGTCACAGAGCCAGTGTCCGTGACGAAATTAGTGTCAAGCACCAAATCAGCCTCGCTAGCAACGCATGTTCATGTGCAGAAAAAAGTTCGGTGTACTCACTGTGGAATTacagttaacaaaaaaaatctggataTGCATATCAGAAGAAAACACAGTTTGAAG aTGCATGTAACAATTTTGAAGagggatcaggaagctccagtTGAACGGTGCACTACATGTTGCAGTAACCTTAAATACCACTGTCCATTCTGCACATCTGAAGTGTACCATCCAAACGAGTTACATCATGTAAAAAACCATGTGTTCAACCACCTAAGTCTGGCAGTGAAACATGAAG acttcatcatcatcaaatgcAACTTGCACTGCAGAGACCAAGCACATTTTCATTGCTGTTACTGCACAGCAACAGTCATAAGAAAAGTTCAAATAATCAAGCATTTAACAGCATGCAGAAGACGATCTTCTACCCCATCTCCATGGCCCTGTACAGAATCCACCTTTGATACTGAGCCAATTGCCAGTGAACCAGTGTCCTCCAAAGAGGCAGCTTCCATCACAGGGCCAGTTTTTATCAAAGAGCCAGCATCTGTCACAGAACCACTATCCATCACAGAACCGCCGTCTGTCCCAAAGCCAGTGTCTGTTACAGAGCCAGTATCAGTGAACAAAGTAGTGTCAATCACCAAATCTGCCTCTCTAGCAAAGCATGTTCATATGCAGAAAAAAGTTCAGTGTACTCGCTGTGGAATTacagttaacaaaaaaaatctggataTGCATAATAGAAGAAAACACAGTTTGAAG aTGCATGTAACAGTTTTGAAGAGGGGACAGGAAGCTCCAGTTGAACGGTGCACCACATGTTGCAGTAACCTCAGATACCATTGTCCATTCTGCACATCTGAAGTGTACCATCCGAATGAGCTACATCATGTTAAAAACCATGTGTTCAACCACCTAAGCCTGGCAGTGAAACATAAAA ACTTCATCATAGTCAAATGCAACTTGAGCTGTAGAGACCAAGCACATTTTCATTGCTGTTACTGCACAACAACGGTGATAAGAAAAGTTCAAATAATCAAGCATTTAACAGCATGCCAAAGACGATCTGCTAGACCATCTCCTAGCCCTCCTCCATGCTTATCTAAAGCATTCACCTTTGTCACAGAACCATCGTCTGCCACAGAATTAGTGTACATCACAGAACCAGAGTCCATCACCAAATCAGCCTTACTAGCAAAGCAGAAAAAAGTTCGATGCACTCACTGTGGAATTACAGTTAACAAAAAGAATCTTGATGTGCATATCAGAAGAAAACACAGTCTGAAGGTAAATGGTGTCAGATAA
- the LOC128612177 gene encoding uncharacterized protein LOC128612177 isoform X1 encodes MHVTILKRGQEAPVEQCTTCCSHLKYHCPFCTSEVYHPNELLHVKNHVFNHLSLAVKHKDFIIVKCNLHCRDQAHFHCCYCATTVLRKVQIIKHLTACRKRSSVSSQWPCTDSTFDTEPLAAREPVSITEPASVTEPVSITEPASVTEPVSITEPASVTEPVSNTELEFITEQVFISEPASITRLAFSTEPVSVIELVSVTEPVSVTKLVSSTKSASLATHVHVQKKVRCTHCGITVNKKNLDMHIRRKHSLKMHVTILKRDQEAPVERCTTCCSNLKYHCPFCTSEVYHPNELHHVKNHVFNHLSLAVKHEDVFFSVILDFIIIKCNLHCRDQAHFHCCYCTATVIRKVQIIKHLTACRRRSSTPSPWPCTESTFDTEPIASEPVSSKEAASITGPVFIKEPASVTEPLSITEPPSVPKPVSVTEPVSVNKVVSITKSASLAKHVHMQKKVQCTRCGITVNKKNLDMHNRRKHSLKMHVTVLKRGQEAPVERCTTCCSNLRYHCPFCTSEVYHPNELHHVKNHVFNHLSLAVKHKNFIIVKCNLSCRDQAHFHCCYCTTTVIRKVQIIKHLTACQRRSARPSPSPPPCLSKAFTFVTEPSSATELVYITEPESITKSALLAKQKKVRCTHCGITVNKKNLDVHIRRKHSLKVNGVR; translated from the exons atGCATGTAACAATTTTGAAGAGGGGACAGGAAGCTCCAGTTGAACAGTGCACTACATGTTGCAGTCACCTTAAATACCACTGTCCATTCTGCACATCTGAAGTGTACCATCCAAACGAGTTACTTCATGTAAAAAACCATGTGTTCAACCACCTAAGCCTGGCAGTGAAACATAAAG ACTTCATCATAGTCAAATGCAACTTGCACTGCAGAGACCAAGCACATTTTCATTGCTGTTACTGTGCAACAACAGTGTTAAGAAAAGTTCAAATAATCAAGCATTTAACAGCATGCAGAAAACGATCTTCTGTCTCATCTCAGTGGCCCTGTACAGACTCCACCTTTGATACTGAGCCACTGGCTGCCAGAGAACCAGTGTCCATCACAGAGCCAGCATCTGTTACAGAACCAGTGTCCATCACAGAGCCAGCATCTGTTACAGAACCAGTGTCCATCACAGAGCCAGCATCTGTTACAGAACCAGTGTCCAACACAGAGCTAGAATTTATCACAGAGCAAGTGTTCATCTCGGAGCCAGCTTCCATCACAAGACTAGCATTCAGCACAGAACCAGTGTCTGTCATAGAACTAGTGTCCGTCACAGAGCCAGTGTCCGTGACGAAATTAGTGTCAAGCACCAAATCAGCCTCGCTAGCAACGCATGTTCATGTGCAGAAAAAAGTTCGGTGTACTCACTGTGGAATTacagttaacaaaaaaaatctggataTGCATATCAGAAGAAAACACAGTTTGAAG aTGCATGTAACAATTTTGAAGagggatcaggaagctccagtTGAACGGTGCACTACATGTTGCAGTAACCTTAAATACCACTGTCCATTCTGCACATCTGAAGTGTACCATCCAAACGAGTTACATCATGTAAAAAACCATGTGTTCAACCACCTAAGTCTGGCAGTGAAACATGAAG AcgtgtttttttctgtgattttagacttcatcatcatcaaatgcAACTTGCACTGCAGAGACCAAGCACATTTTCATTGCTGTTACTGCACAGCAACAGTCATAAGAAAAGTTCAAATAATCAAGCATTTAACAGCATGCAGAAGACGATCTTCTACCCCATCTCCATGGCCCTGTACAGAATCCACCTTTGATACTGAGCCAATTGCCAGTGAACCAGTGTCCTCCAAAGAGGCAGCTTCCATCACAGGGCCAGTTTTTATCAAAGAGCCAGCATCTGTCACAGAACCACTATCCATCACAGAACCGCCGTCTGTCCCAAAGCCAGTGTCTGTTACAGAGCCAGTATCAGTGAACAAAGTAGTGTCAATCACCAAATCTGCCTCTCTAGCAAAGCATGTTCATATGCAGAAAAAAGTTCAGTGTACTCGCTGTGGAATTacagttaacaaaaaaaatctggataTGCATAATAGAAGAAAACACAGTTTGAAG aTGCATGTAACAGTTTTGAAGAGGGGACAGGAAGCTCCAGTTGAACGGTGCACCACATGTTGCAGTAACCTCAGATACCATTGTCCATTCTGCACATCTGAAGTGTACCATCCGAATGAGCTACATCATGTTAAAAACCATGTGTTCAACCACCTAAGCCTGGCAGTGAAACATAAAA ACTTCATCATAGTCAAATGCAACTTGAGCTGTAGAGACCAAGCACATTTTCATTGCTGTTACTGCACAACAACGGTGATAAGAAAAGTTCAAATAATCAAGCATTTAACAGCATGCCAAAGACGATCTGCTAGACCATCTCCTAGCCCTCCTCCATGCTTATCTAAAGCATTCACCTTTGTCACAGAACCATCGTCTGCCACAGAATTAGTGTACATCACAGAACCAGAGTCCATCACCAAATCAGCCTTACTAGCAAAGCAGAAAAAAGTTCGATGCACTCACTGTGGAATTACAGTTAACAAAAAGAATCTTGATGTGCATATCAGAAGAAAACACAGTCTGAAGGTAAATGGTGTCAGATAA